Within the Helicoverpa armigera isolate CAAS_96S chromosome 8, ASM3070526v1, whole genome shotgun sequence genome, the region CTTGATGTCATTtcattaagtacaaaaaaaagtaaaagaaactACTTATAAACATATTTCAAATTATACAAGAAACAttgatttactttaatatttttataaaattagttattATCCACATAACGGTTATAAAAACTTACACAAACGATTTTATGGCAAATGAAAATTGCTGGTAACGAAACGCGTTTGACAGTGACAATTACTCACAGTCACTTATAAGTATTAGCAGCCGCGCGtggtaatttaaattttttatgtTAGTCGTTGGTGTTTGTGTTTCTGTTTTTTTGCTATTCTTGCGATTTGAGTGTACCTCTTGAATACATTTATGCACAGTCATTTctatgtattgaaaaatgaCATCAAAACGTGAACGAAGCGTTAACTTCAGCCGGGAAGAAGTTGAGCTTCTAACTTCACTCGTTGCTCAACATAAAAGCATTTTAGAAAATAAGAAAAGTGATGCAGTCACATGGAATGAAAAAGAACAGTGCTGGAAGACATTGGAGGCACTATTTAATAGCAAAAGCGGTACTAATTATCGTAGTGCCAAAACATTAAAAGCGAAATACGAAggaataaaaagaaataccaGGAAAAAGTCTGCTCTAATACGTGCCGAAACGTATCGCACGGGAGGTGGACCTAGTGCTGCTCCTCCTCTGACGCCAGTAGAAGAAAAAGTGAAGGACATGATACTGTTGTCTGTAGATGGCATCGAAAGTGAATTTGATTCTGATCATGTTGGTAAGATCAtaagtttaaaattgttattagttCTGTACTACTAATATGACGAGCCGATCtgtattttgtatgtaagtGAATTATAATACAATTGTCATGCTCTTCtctttcttatttaattttatttatgttgcagATCCTATACAAATAGACACAGTATGTCCTCCACCAACACCTTCCACATCCAACCAATTAACACAAAACATTGAAATGATTATTGCAGACAATAACTGTGTCCAAGTGGATACCAATATAGAGCATCACATAAGTAAGTTACTTTTTCTACAAACCAATTTAACTTAAATAGCCATATTGccacttgttttgttttaactaaaatgaaatatttctacCAACAAACTTTTCATCCATTAAACTCTTGTTAAAAACTCCATTTTCGTTTTCAGCTGAAGGTCAGTCTACACAAAATGATGACTCTGATGAGGAAGGGCATTCCAGAAGAAAGATAAGTAAGTAGTGTTCCTGTTGTGTCTCCGTGTTGTTGATAAGCACACCTTCATAACATTCTCaccttttctttttaattttaggtcaATATACTACACCCAAAAAAGTTGCCAATGATGAGAAGTGGACTAATTGGAAGCCAAAATCTCTGCGCTCCAAAAAACATCCTGCCTTATGTAAGTTCTTTTAATCGTTCTTGTTTTAGTTCatgtatttagatattttatattgatgTGCAGTATAACAGAGTTGCAATGTAATGGTTCAACCGTCAAcctgtggtttgattggaactCCACTATAGAAGAGACCTAGATTGTATGGGTAAATTAAATGATGTTGATACCAGCTTGTGTAATTTTTaccaatacatatttacaataaagaaaatatcttgTTTCAGCTGCTGAGAAGATGAAAAGGCCATTCGAAAGAGTAGCTGATGCAAAATTAGAGATTGCAGATTTACAGAAGAAGATTCTGGAGGAAGAATtcttaaataaaagaaagcaaTGGGCCTTTGAAGAGGAAGAAAGGGAGCACAAAAGAGAAATGTGGGcgttggaaaaaaaatactttttaaataaatttgaaaaataaatcgttttttatttaacacagatacATTTAATAACCTACTATATTAATGGAATGCAAAATGCCTATAAATGACTATCATTATTATAGTAATGAaccaaaataatcattaattaaattacttcgCACTGTTGCATCCCCCACATTTTCTAGACTACTTTGATTCACAACATCGTGTTCATCTGGCTCACCCACGGAGTAAATGGCTTCAAAATGGTCATCTCGCATATCTATTGCAATATTGTGCAACACTGCACATGCCACTATTACAGCCTGTACACGAGATACAGATAGCAaaattttttttgataaaataggGAATCTGTTTTTCCAAACCCCATAGGTTCTTTCTACTACATTTCTGCTTCTTATTTGGGATTCATTATACAGATGTTCTGCTGGAGTCATAGGAGTTTGTAGTGGAGTAAGTAGGTATGAAGTATTTTCATATCCTCTATCACCAACAATTACACAGTTTCTAAATTCTCCATTTTGAAGTCGTTGCtttataaaagaattattaaatattgtttgatCATGAGCTGCTCCTGGCCATCTAGCCACTATGTCCAAGATCCTTAACTTTGCACTCACTACAGTTTGcacattaaaagaaaattgtgattTCCTGTTTCTCCATTCTTCTGCATTGTTTCCACctgaaaataatgtaaacagCATTTATAAAAACAGCTCAATTTGATCATTTGCTACATAGTTTGACAAATAA harbors:
- the LOC126054247 gene encoding uncharacterized protein LOC126054247 codes for the protein MTSKRERSVNFSREEVELLTSLVAQHKSILENKKSDAVTWNEKEQCWKTLEALFNSKSGTNYRSAKTLKAKYEGIKRNTRKKSALIRAETYRTGGGPSAAPPLTPVEEKVKDMILLSVDGIESEFDSDHVDPIQIDTVCPPPTPSTSNQLTQNIEMIIADNNCVQVDTNIEHHITEGQSTQNDDSDEEGHSRRKISQYTTPKKVANDEKWTNWKPKSLRSKKHPALSAEKMKRPFERVADAKLEIADLQKKILEEEFLNKRKQWAFEEEEREHKREMWALEKKYFLNKFEK
- the LOC126054236 gene encoding putative nuclease HARBI1 — its product is MAMDIFETLEDEFDEYFDRLTIPRKTPVYRERINYMETLDETDFRARFRLTKKAVMFVYSIIEKAISVPTERNLAIKPINRLLLTLRFYATGSFLTVVGDFSGVSKASASRFVYLVSQAIARLRGLFIKFPSNTEDIQQEFFNIAKFPRLIGAIDCTHVPIKSPGGNNAEEWRNRKSQFSFNVQTVVSAKLRILDIVARWPGAAHDQTIFNNSFIKQRLQNGEFRNCVIVGDRGYENTSYLLTPLQTPMTPAEHLYNESQIRSRNVVERTYGVWKNRFPILSKKILLSVSRVQAVIVACAVLHNIAIDMRDDHFEAIYSVGEPDEHDVVNQSSLENVGDATVRSNLINDYFGSLL